Within the Desulfatibacillum aliphaticivorans DSM 15576 genome, the region TTAAGTTAACGTGCAAATGCGCCCGTAACCCGTAATGGATTCCATGGGGGGCGCCTGAAGGCCGCGTCCATTTTTTAACCGATTTGCCCACCAGTTTCTCTTTTTCGCAGGGCGGAGGTAAAGCGTTTTTTTTAGCTTTTCAATATGTCTGAGAGGCGTTATTTCGGCCCTAAATTTTGGCAAGCCACGGGCATTGGGGGAAGTTTTTCCAATAAGTCCTTGCAGATCGGGGCTTTTTTCGGCATGACTTAGGATGCAGCATGGACCTGCGCACTTTTAACGCCTTTTTTGAAAGGAATAGACAAGAGAGTTTTACATGCCGAAAAAGAAGAAATCCCCCGGACCAACATCCCGACTGGTATTTCCCCAAGACGAACAAAAACACGACTGGCTTTCCCTTCTGTTGGAAGGCTACTTCATAACGGACCAAGGGGTGGCCAAAGGCATTGAGCTCATGGAAAAGCAGGGCGCGAAACTGGCCTGCGCCAAAGGGTGTTCGCACTGCTGCGCCACGCACAGGTCCATTCCCGCCTATCCCCTGGAGCTGATCGGCATCACCTGGTATTGCACGGAAAAGCTGGAGGAGCCTTTTCGCACTCCCTTGTTGACCCAACTCATGGAGCACAAACACGGAGACGCCTGCGCTTTTCTGATCGACGGGGTTTGCTCCATCCACCCGTTGCGGCCCATGGCGTGCCGGCAGTTCAACGTATTCAACAAGCCTTGCGAGATTGACGAGGACGCCTATTACACCCGCCGCAAGGACGTTATGAACCCCATCAAAAAATACACCAACAAGGCGTTTTCCGTTATGATGCCGTTTTACGGAGTGACGGACCGGGCTCAAAAGCGCCATGTGGTGGAAAACGGCCTCATGCACAACATGGCCAAGGACATGCAAAACCTCAACTGGGCCAGCCTCGCCCGCAAGATGATGGAGTTTGACGCGCAAAGCTAGTTGAGATATAATTACTTATATTTGTCAATATTTCATATTTTTATAGAAATTGGAAAAGGCGATGAGCAATCATAAATGGAAGCCTATTGAGGATCTGCAGGATGATTGGAGAGAACTTGCTTCCCATGAGTTGGCAGCCTTTTTTCCTATTTGGGCGGAAAGAAAGGTTCGGCTGGGCGACTCCATGGCCTTCGACCTATTCAACAAAAAATTGATTCGACAATGGGCCATAGAAACAGGGATTATAGAAGGCCTTTATACCATCGACAGAGGCGTCACCCAGGTGCTGATCGAAGAAGGCATCAAGGCAAGCCTGATTCCCCATGGCAGCCTGAATAAACCTGTTTCCGAGGTGGCGCCATTAATTAAGGATCAGGAAAATGTAGTGGAGGGGCTTTTTGATTTCGTTTCCCAAAAACGTCAATTGTCCACTTCTTATATCAAACAGATACACCAAGCCCTAACTATCCACCAAGACTATGTAGACGGAATGGATTCTCTCGGATCCCCTGTTCGTATGAAACTTCTTAAGGGCGAATGGAAAACCCTGGAAAACAACCCGTCCAGGCCTAACGGCAGCCTTCACCAATATTGCCCGCCGGAGCATGCCGCAGCGGAAATGGATCGGCTTGTTTCGTTGCACCACCAGCACAGCGAAATGAATGTGCCGCCCGAGATTGAGGCGGCCTGGCTGCACCATCGTTTCACGCAGATTCATCCATTCCAGGACGGCAACGGACGGGTGGCCCGCGCTTTGGCGTCCCTGGTCTTCATCAGGGCGGGATGGTTTCCGTTGGTCCTGATTAGCGAGGAGCATAGGACGGAATACATTGAAGCCCTGGAACATGCGGACGCTGGGGATCTCGCCCCGCTTGTGAATATGTTCGCCCGGATACAAAGGAAAGCCTTCATCAAGGCCTTAGGCATTTCCGAAGATGTATTGACGGAAAAGACGACCATGGACGCCATGCTTCAATCCATTTCCGAGAAATTGCAGGATCGTACAAAGGCTTCTTCTATGGAAGCAAGCGAAAAACAGAAAGTTTTTGAGTATTCCAAAGAATTGGAGTCGATCGCTAATGACAAGTTCGTGGGGTTGCGGGACAGACTCTCTGCGATACTGGCGGATTCCGCAAAGGACGTGTCCGTCTCTGTGCTTCCAAGCAAACCAAGCGTCAACAATATCTTTAGAAATCAAATTCTCAAGGCTGCGGAAGAACTTGATTATTTTGCCGACACTCTAACATATCACGCTTGGGTGCGGCTGCTGATTGACGACAAGCCGGAGACCCGCTTTGTTTTGTCCTTTCATTCTTTGGGCTCAGAGTTTGCCGGCGTGCTGGCTTGTTCTGCATTTTTGGATCAACGGGAATTTGGAGAAAACGGAGAGGTTGATGTACAAGGGCCTGTCGTTATTTGCCCAGACCCTTTTCAGTTCTCGTACAATCAGGAGTTGCCTCAAATCATCTCTTCCTTTGAGAAATGGCTCGACCAAGCACTTCTTTACGGCCTCGCACAATGGAAACAAAGCCTTTAACGCAAAGGCATTATTCCGTCCTGATGATTTCCACCTTGGAGACGGCGTTCAGGCTGTAGAGGTCCGGCCGGCGGTCGTGCAGGGGCCGGACCGTGGCCACGTGCCGCTGTTGGGCCAAAGCCGAAAGCGTCAGCTCCGAAACCACCGCCGCCTCCACGTTGGGATCGGCCTCGCCTTCCACGCCTTTTTCCGGGAATGAAAAATCGCTGGGCGTCAGGATGGCGGACTGGCTGTAATTCAGGAACGATCCCGCCCGAGTCTGCATGTTTCCCACGTTGCCGGTCATGACCACGTAGGCGAAATTCTCCACAGCCCTGGCCTGGGAGCACAAGCGCACCCTGAAGTAAGCCTTTTTTTCCTCCGTATAATAGGGCACGAAAAAGACCTCGGCGCCCGCCAAAGTCAGGAGCCTGGAGGTCTCGGGAAACTCGATGTCGTAGCAAATCTGGATGGCCACCCTGGCGTACGGCGTTTGAAAAAGGCGAATGGCCCTGCCTGGCTGGATGTTGGCCTCCTCCCTTTCCGCCGGGGTGATGTGCAGCTTCTCCTGGGTGTACACATGGCCCGTGGGCGTGAACAAATGGGCCGTGTTGTATATGGAGTCCCCGTCCAGGACGGGCTGGGATCCGCCCACAATATACAGGTTGTATTTCCGGGCCAGCCCTTGGAACATTTCCACGTACCTATCCGTGTACTCGGTGAGTTTGCGCACCATGTCTCCGTAGGTCGTTTCTTTCATGCAACTGAACATCTGGAAGGTGAAATACTCGGGAAACACCAGAAAATGGCAATGATAGGAGCTGCTGAAGTCGGCGAAAAAGCCCACGTTCCTTTCAATCTCCTCCCAGGACGCCACGGGCTTCATGGCGTATTGAGCCGCGCACACGCGGATGCGCCGCGCCGGATGCTTGACGGAGAAGGAGGAGGCGATGCGCTTTTTGGCCTCGTTGAAATCCGGGTTGGGCATTTCCAGATAGGTGCTGTAATTGAGGCTGGCCTTGTCAATGGTGATGTCCAGCTGGACCTTTTTAACCTGATAACCGGCCTTGAGATGGGCGTTCAGCGCTTGATCCCGCAGATCTCCATTGACTACCTTTTGCACGTATTGCTCGGCGCTCATTTTGCCTGCGTGCTCCTGGTATCCGGGAATGCGGCCGTAGGCGATCATGCGGCGCAGGTTGTAGCGCTTAAGCAAGGCCCTCCTGCGTTGATACAAAAGCATGGCCACGCCTTTTCTGCGGTATTCGGGATGCACCCCGATGTCCGCTCCGTAAAGCGTATCCCCGTCCTGATTATGGGTGCTGAAGGTGCCTGCGCCCGTAATTTCGTCCACGTCGTACCAGAAGTCGTCGTCGATGTTGACGATGATGGCCGTACAATATCCCACAATGCGGTCTTTATGGACGGCCACGAACTGTCCGTCGGGAAAGGCCTTGAACTGCATTTCGTATTGACGTTGATTGTATATGAATTCAGGAGGATAGTCGTTGTAGATGGCCCGGCTGCATTCGATAATCCGGGGAATGTCCGACTCACGCCAACGGCGGGTGGTTATTTTCAGGCGTTTTTCTTTCATTGCAGGCGTCCTTTGTGCCCAAAAAGAAATTAGCGCCGAAGAACGCGGCCCGGCTGGCCATGGCGCTTTCGGCTATAAAAGTCGCCCTGTACAGCCCCCAAACGAATTAATCAACAAAATTTATGGCGTGAAAAGATCCAAAAACAAAAAAAGGCGGCCAGAGGGCGGGCCGCCTTTTTAATCGTTTGAAATTGCTTTAGATCCTGCAAAGGCGCAAGACAAGCTACTCCACGTAAATCTTGTCTCCGGAGTAGATGGGTTCGTGCTCTTTCAGGTTGTTCAGCTTGCGCAGGGCGTCCAGGGAAACCCCGTACCTTTTGTGGATGCTGTACAAGGTGTCGCCGGCCTGAACCACGTGGTATTTCCGGTCAGCGCTCTTTGCGGGGGCCGCAGTACGGGTTGGAGCCGGCGCAGGAGCCGGGGCCGGGCGCGATACAGCCGGTGCGGGACGGGAGCTTGCCTGTCTTCTAAGCTCCTCAATCTTGGCCGAAAGTTTCATGCTTTCTTCCACGGCCGTCTGCGCGTTCTGATCGATCCGGTCCAGTTTGATGTTCCAGGCGGCTAAATTGGATTCCAATTTGGTCAGGCGGCTTTCTATGTCCTTCACCTGCTTGGAAACTCCGGAGTAGTCGCCCGTAGGCTCGGAGCCGCCGCCCAGGAAAAAGAACAGGACGGCGATAATCACCAGAACCGCCACAGCTCCGCCGATCCAATAAAGCATTTGGCGGCCAGTGCTGTCTTCCAGAAAGGATTCGTCATCCTCCCATTCGTCCTCGGTTTTGGCTTCTTCGGTAAAACCCGGGTTGGAGAAGCCGCTTTCCACGGGTTCCGTTTCCATGAATTGCTCTTCAGGCGACTTTGCTTTGAATTGATCGTCCATGTGCTGCTGCTCCTGTTCGGACATGTGTTCCCCCTTGTTTTTGGCCACTCTGTTCGTGGATTGCCTCCGCCTTTTGGAGTCCCCCATCTTACTGTCCCCTTCAACGGTTGTCAAATGTCCAGGATCCGGCTTTATTGTTTATGGGATATTTTCAGGCCCTTCCACCAATCGGAAGGGGCGGCGTCTATCGCAGCCTGTGCGATTTCGCGGGCCGCCTCCGTGTGAAGCCCGGCCAGGTTGTTTTCTATCCAATCCTGGACTGGAAACCCCCGCTGCAAGTATTCTTTTGCCGTCAGCAGGCATTCCAGATGATCGGCGTCCGCGACAATTTTGGCCTCCAGGCTGGATTCGTCGAAAAGCTCCCTGGCCAGCTCCGCCATTTCCCTTCCCAATTCCGAAGGAAGGCTGTCCGCCTGATCTTCGGCGGCCCTGACATTGGCCGTGGGGCAGTCAAAGTAACGCTGGGCGACTTTATGGAGGTCGTTGATGCGGGCCTCGGGGATGTCGTGATACAAGGCCATGGTCAGAACCTTTTCCCGATTGGCGCCAATGATTTTGGCCAGCATGCCCGCCAGAACGGCCGTGCGAAAGCTGTGCTCTGCCACGCTTTCCGGGGCGTCCACGCCCGCCACCCACCAGCCGGAGCGATCCACTCTCCTCAACTGTCCTGCTTCGTACAGGAATCGGGCGATTTTTTCAGCGCGGCCCTTATCCATTAGCTTAGCTCCAACTCGTCCGGGCTGATGCCGTATAGCCGGCACGTATTATTGAAGACCTGATCCGCCAGGGATTCCACGTCCTGGGACCGGACTTCCGCGGTTTTTTCAAGCACCCGCCTGACAAAGGCCGGCTCGTTGCGCCGGAACTTGTTTCTCTCCGGCGAAGGCGTCAAATAGGGCGCGTCGGTTTCCACAAGAATCCGGTCGTCCGGGATTTCCGGCGCCATAGCCCGCAATTCCTCGCCCCTGGCCTTATGGGTGATTACCCCGGTGATGCCAATATGGAATCCCATGTCCAGATAGGCGTGCATCTCCTCCCTGGTTCCGGAAAAGCAATGCACCACCCCGCCCTGGCCCGGCTGAACTTCAGCCCGAAGGATTTCCAACAGCCTGCCGTTGGTGTCCCGCTCATGGATGATCAGGGGCAGGCCGGTTTCACGGGCCATTTGAATCTGGCGGATGAACCATTTTTCCTGGACGTCCTGGGGCGAAAACATGCGGTTGAAGTCCAGGCCGGTTTCCCCCCAGGCCTTGACCTTGGGGCTTTTGGCCAGTTCCCGAAGCTCTTCCAGGACCTTTTCGCTGCACGACTTGGCGTCGTGAGGATGCACCCCCACCGAAGTAAAGCAGTTTGCCGAGGCTTCGCACAAGGGCACGGCCTTGCGGCAGGTTTTCAGGGTGATGCCCACAATCATGCAGGCGATCACCCTGTTATCTTTGGCGCGATCCAGGGTTTCCTGGAAATCGTCGTCGTAGGACTTGTCGTCAATGTGACAGTGGCTGTCAAAAATACGCATTACAAAGTTGCTCTAACCAAGCCTTTCCTTGCTTATGCGGCGGCTTCAAAACCCAAATCAAAGGCCTTGAGGTTGGATTCCAAAAACGCCTGTTTGGTGTTGTCCTTGATGGCCTGCTTGGCCGTGTCCGCCGAAATAGGAATGATCCCCGAGCGAATCAGGGCGCCCAAAAGCACCATGTTCAATCCCAGGGGATTGTTGGCTTCGTGGGCCAGCTTAAGAGCGTCAAAAGCCTTGAGGCTGGCGGTCTTGGCCGAAATCAGGTCCAGCATCCGGTCCAGGGGCGGATACACGCCCTTGCCGATGGCCGCAGTAAACGGGGGCAGGGGGCTGGTGTTGGTGATCACCGCCGTATTCTTGTTGCACCGGTTCAGGGCGCGAAGCGTCTCGGCGGGCTCAAATCCCAAAAGGACGTCCGCCTCGGAGTCGGAAATAATGGAGCTTTGGGCGTCGCCGAACACAATGGAAGACTCCACCACGCCGCCCCTCTGGGCCATGCCGTGGATCTCGCTCATATGAACGGGAATGCCGGACGCCAGGGCCGCCTCGCCCAGGACGCGAGCGGTGAGCAGGTTGCCTTGTCCTCCCACGGCCACTATGATCAGTCTTACAGGGTCCATGTCTTATATCCTTTCTTACGAGGGAAAGCGCCCCGCAAAAGGCGCTCCCTTATAATTCATTAATCCCTGATGGGAACGATTGCGTGTTCCGGGCAAACCTGGGCGCAAACCGCGCAGCCGATGCATTGCTCCGCATTGATGGCCACCTTGTTGTTTTCCACGTACATGGCCGGACAGCCAAGGGCGTCCACGCACAGCCTGTGGTCCTTGCATTTTTCCATATCAATGCGGAAAGGCTTTTTGGCAGGCCGCTTGAGCGCCTTGGCGTACAGGGGGCAAAGCTCCTGGGCGATGATGACGGATACGCCCTGGTAGGCCAGGGCTTCCTTGATGGCGTCCACGCTCTTTTGCACCTTGTACGGCTTGATCACCGTCACGCTTTCCACGCCCAGGCCTTTCACCACGTTTTCAATGGAAATCCGGTTGTAGCCTTCCTGGCCCATGGCGTCGCGGTCCACGCCGGGATTGGGTTGATGCCCGGTCATGGCCGTGGTTCCGTTGTCCAGGATGACCATGGTCACGTTGTGGTTGTTATGCACCGCGTTGATCAGGCCGGGCACGCCGGAATGGAAAAACGTGGAGTCGCCGATGTAGGTGACCACCTTTTGGTCGATGAACTTGGAGAATCCGCAGCCCGTGCTGATGGAGGAGCCCATGCAGATCAAAAAGTCCGCCGAGGACAGGGGCGGCAAAACCCCAAGGGTGTAGCATCCGATGTCCGTGGGATGCATGATTTCCATATCCTCCGCAGCCTTTTTGACTTCGTAGAACACGGCCCGGTGGGTGCAGCCGGCGCACAGGTTGGGCGGCCTGGCCGGAATTTCCGGCAGGTCGGAAAGATCCAGGGACGCGGCAGGCGCCAGGTCCACGCCAAAGAATCCTGCGATGGCCTTTCTCACGCCGGCGGGATCGAATTCCCCTTCCCGGGAGAAAAGCTCGGGGCCCTTGCCCTTGATCGGAATGGTGCACCCAACTTCCTGGGCCATGGAGCGCATGGCTTCTTCCATAAAAGGCTCGCCTTCTTCCGCGACCAGGATTTTTTCCTTGCCCTTTAAAAACTCGGTTACCTTTGCAACCGGCATGGGATTGGAAAAGCCGATCCTCAAGATGCTGACTTTGTCCGCAACGCCCAGATCGTTCAATGCGTCGCACACGTAATTGTAACTCACGCCGTTGCACACAATGCCCCAGGCGCCTTCGCCCTGGACATAGTTGAAATCAGTCTGATCCGTGATTTTTTCCGCTTCCGCCAGCCGTTGAAGCAAACGGGTGTGAAGCCTGCGGGAAACCGCCGGGATTGCCACCAGATTGAAAGGATCCTTGGTAAAGGAGCCCTTGATGTTGGGCTTTACAAGCTCGCCCAGGGTGATGGCGCCCGTGGAGTGGTTGATCCGTGTGGTGGTGCGCAGAATTACGGGCTCGCCCAGCTTTTCGGAAAGTTCAAAGGCGTAGGTCGCCATTGCCTTGGCTTCAGGCAGGGAAGAAGGCTCCAGCACGCACAATCCGGCCATTTTGCCGTAATACCGGTTGTCCTGCTCGTTCTGGCTGGAAAACATAAAAGGATCGTCCGCCGTCAAGAGCACCATGCCGGCTTTTACGCCGATGTACGCCAGGGTCATGAGAGCGTCGGCCGCCACATTCACCCCAACATGCTTCATTACGCACATGCTGCGGATGCCCGCGTTTGCGGCCGCGGCCGCTACTTCCAGAGCCACCTTTTCGTTGGTGGAATATTCAAAATACAGGTCGCTTTCCTTGGACATTTGAAAAAAGGCCAGGGAAAGCTCCGAAGAAGGCGTACCCGGATAGGTTGTGGCGCAGGCCACACCGGCCTCCACCGCGCCTCTGGCGATGGCCTCGTTTCCCAGAACAAGCATTTCCTTTCCTGGTTGGTCTAACAACAGCTTGTGCATGGCAGATTCCTTTTTAAGGTTTGTTGGTTTTTTATTTCCTAAGACGATATTTGACGCCCGGACCTTAACCCCGGGCATATTTACGAAAAATCCTCACGCTTCAGAGCATGGTGCGCGTTGATTTAAACCTTATTTTCATATACGAGGATATACAGCCTGTAAAGGCTTTTCCATGGAGAGGCCCCGGCGGGGCGAGCCGCAAAAAAAAACGCCGGGCGTTAAAAAATTCGCGGCTATAAGGCCAGAGAGACTTCGATTGCGGCCAAATATTGCCTAAAAGCTCTAAATAGTGTAACTCAAAAAGATATTTTAAGATTCATTGTAAGGAGGCAGCATATGACCACCCCTAAGACGACTTTGGTTCTTGCCACGCGCAATAAAGGAAAAACCCGGGAAATCATGGAAATCCTGAAAGGATACCCGGTCATCATTAAGAATCTGGACGATTTCGGCCCCATTCCGGAAGTGGAGGAAGACGGCGAAACCTTTGACGACAACGCATACAAAAAGGCCAGCATCACCGCGCGGATGCTGGGATTCCCCGCCCTGGCCGACGACTCCGGCCTGGTGGTGAACGCTTTGAACGGCGCTCCCGGCGTATACAGCGCCCGCTATGGCGGCGAGGACCTGGACGACGCAGGCCGTTGCGACTTGATTTTAAAGGAGTTGGAAGGCAAGGAAGACCGCTCCGCAGCCTTTGAGTGCGTCATATCCCTGGCCGTGCCCACGGGCGCCGCCCTGACCTACGAGGGCAGGGTGGAAGGCGTCATCACGGAGACCAAGGCCGGAGACAACGGGTTTGGCTACGATCCGGTTTTCTATTATGAACCCTTTGGCAAAACATTCGCCCAATCCACGTCCGAAGAAAAAAATCAAGTCAGCCACCGCGGCAAGGCCCTCAGCGAAATGGCCGCCGAGTTTGACAAGGTTCTGATCTGGATCGGCCAGCAGTTGCGAAACACCCCCGGCCAAGGGGGGCAGTGCCTAAGCGGTGAGTAAGCTGTAAAGCCGGGAGCTTTTTCCCGGCTTTGTTTTTCAGCGAAAAATGTTCTCGTTCGGGAGGTGCATCATGAAAACAAGGTTCATTGTTTTAACGCTGCTCGCAACCCTGGCGTTTTGCTTTTCCGCCTACGCCGGCCAAAGCATGTTTTTTGACGCCAACGGAAACCCCATAACCGAGCAGGAATATAAAAAGCAACAGGAGGCCAACCGCGCCAGGCAGGCGGCGCATCTGGAAGAAGTCCGCAGGGACCAGGTGGAGCGTGAAAAGGCCAAGGCGCGCAAACGCCAGGAAAAATGGGCCGCCAAGGAGGCTAAAAAGCAGGCCCGGCAGGCCGCCCAGGCAGAAAAACAGGCGGCCAAAGCCAATTCCGGCGCCGCAGCCTCCTCCCTGGATCAGATTATTTCAAGCCAGAGTACCGGGGCCGGCGTTTCCGCGCCCGGCCAATCCGCTCTGAATACCTTCGACTGCTATACATACAGCGAAATGTACGCCCAGGCGGAAGACATGTATGTGGAATATATATCCGGGAGATCCGTGATTCAAAAAGTCCTTATGAACGGCGTCTGGCGCAATGTGGAGCCGTGCGGAGACGGAGGCTTTAGGGTGGGCCAACGCCTTCCCAATCTCAAGGATATTCAATGGAGCCACAACAAACTTAATCCCGACAAAAAAACCGGCGGCCATAAGGGCGATTAGTCTGAGACGTTATTGAATATCGATCTGTCGTATTATTAAAAATATAGATGGATTGGGCGGCCTTTGCAGCCCCATCCGGCATAGGCGATCCGCATTTCACGTGGATTCTGTTGCAGCTGTTCAGAAAGGAGCGCCATGAAGGTTAAGATTTTAGCCCTTACATTATTCCTGGGCATGTGTTTGGTTTTTGTTGCGAACGCCGGACAAGATTTTTATTTTGATCCTTATGGAAATCAGGTTTCGGAAAAGGACTATTACGACATAGTCCGAATCATCAGGGAGCAGACGAGGGCAAGCCGGGAGGAGGCCGAGAGCGCCAGGCTGGAGCGTGAAAAGGCCATGGCCCGCGCCCGGCACGAAAAATGGGCCGCCGAAAAAGCCGCGAAGCAGGCGGAGGATGCGGACCAGGATGCGCAGCAGGGCGCAGATGATGAAACCGGGGCGGTCAAAAAGAAGCAAACCCTTGCCGGGCTTGATTCAAACGGAAAAAAGAAGGCTCGCAGCTATTCCGATATAGATTTTCCCGCCGCAAAAAATGCAGAGCAAAAGCCTCCGGCCGTTCAGGGGCGGCATGACGGAGGCGACGCTTTCCAGGATTTTCCCTCTAATCGGCAGGAGCCTCAGGCTGCGGGGGCTGAAGACTCGCTTCCTCCCGGTTCGCTTCTTAATCTTACCGATTGTTATACATTGGAAGAGTTAGAGGCCAAAGCTCGAAGGGTTTG harbors:
- a CDS encoding indolepyruvate oxidoreductase subunit beta → MDPVRLIIVAVGGQGNLLTARVLGEAALASGIPVHMSEIHGMAQRGGVVESSIVFGDAQSSIISDSEADVLLGFEPAETLRALNRCNKNTAVITNTSPLPPFTAAIGKGVYPPLDRMLDLISAKTASLKAFDALKLAHEANNPLGLNMVLLGALIRSGIIPISADTAKQAIKDNTKQAFLESNLKAFDLGFEAAA
- a CDS encoding Fic family protein, which translates into the protein MSNHKWKPIEDLQDDWRELASHELAAFFPIWAERKVRLGDSMAFDLFNKKLIRQWAIETGIIEGLYTIDRGVTQVLIEEGIKASLIPHGSLNKPVSEVAPLIKDQENVVEGLFDFVSQKRQLSTSYIKQIHQALTIHQDYVDGMDSLGSPVRMKLLKGEWKTLENNPSRPNGSLHQYCPPEHAAAEMDRLVSLHHQHSEMNVPPEIEAAWLHHRFTQIHPFQDGNGRVARALASLVFIRAGWFPLVLISEEHRTEYIEALEHADAGDLAPLVNMFARIQRKAFIKALGISEDVLTEKTTMDAMLQSISEKLQDRTKASSMEASEKQKVFEYSKELESIANDKFVGLRDRLSAILADSAKDVSVSVLPSKPSVNNIFRNQILKAAEELDYFADTLTYHAWVRLLIDDKPETRFVLSFHSLGSEFAGVLACSAFLDQREFGENGEVDVQGPVVICPDPFQFSYNQELPQIISSFEKWLDQALLYGLAQWKQSL
- a CDS encoding YkgJ family cysteine cluster protein — encoded protein: MPKKKKSPGPTSRLVFPQDEQKHDWLSLLLEGYFITDQGVAKGIELMEKQGAKLACAKGCSHCCATHRSIPAYPLELIGITWYCTEKLEEPFRTPLLTQLMEHKHGDACAFLIDGVCSIHPLRPMACRQFNVFNKPCEIDEDAYYTRRKDVMNPIKKYTNKAFSVMMPFYGVTDRAQKRHVVENGLMHNMAKDMQNLNWASLARKMMEFDAQS
- a CDS encoding LysM peptidoglycan-binding domain-containing protein, with the translated sequence MSEQEQQHMDDQFKAKSPEEQFMETEPVESGFSNPGFTEEAKTEDEWEDDESFLEDSTGRQMLYWIGGAVAVLVIIAVLFFFLGGGSEPTGDYSGVSKQVKDIESRLTKLESNLAAWNIKLDRIDQNAQTAVEESMKLSAKIEELRRQASSRPAPAVSRPAPAPAPAPTRTAAPAKSADRKYHVVQAGDTLYSIHKRYGVSLDALRKLNNLKEHEPIYSGDKIYVE
- a CDS encoding TatD family hydrolase: MRIFDSHCHIDDKSYDDDFQETLDRAKDNRVIACMIVGITLKTCRKAVPLCEASANCFTSVGVHPHDAKSCSEKVLEELRELAKSPKVKAWGETGLDFNRMFSPQDVQEKWFIRQIQMARETGLPLIIHERDTNGRLLEILRAEVQPGQGGVVHCFSGTREEMHAYLDMGFHIGITGVITHKARGEELRAMAPEIPDDRILVETDAPYLTPSPERNKFRRNEPAFVRRVLEKTAEVRSQDVESLADQVFNNTCRLYGISPDELELS
- a CDS encoding XTP/dITP diphosphatase, with the translated sequence MTTPKTTLVLATRNKGKTREIMEILKGYPVIIKNLDDFGPIPEVEEDGETFDDNAYKKASITARMLGFPALADDSGLVVNALNGAPGVYSARYGGEDLDDAGRCDLILKELEGKEDRSAAFECVISLAVPTGAALTYEGRVEGVITETKAGDNGFGYDPVFYYEPFGKTFAQSTSEEKNQVSHRGKALSEMAAEFDKVLIWIGQQLRNTPGQGGQCLSGE
- a CDS encoding bifunctional GNAT family N-acetyltransferase/carbon-nitrogen hydrolase family protein, which gives rise to MKEKRLKITTRRWRESDIPRIIECSRAIYNDYPPEFIYNQRQYEMQFKAFPDGQFVAVHKDRIVGYCTAIIVNIDDDFWYDVDEITGAGTFSTHNQDGDTLYGADIGVHPEYRRKGVAMLLYQRRRALLKRYNLRRMIAYGRIPGYQEHAGKMSAEQYVQKVVNGDLRDQALNAHLKAGYQVKKVQLDITIDKASLNYSTYLEMPNPDFNEAKKRIASSFSVKHPARRIRVCAAQYAMKPVASWEEIERNVGFFADFSSSYHCHFLVFPEYFTFQMFSCMKETTYGDMVRKLTEYTDRYVEMFQGLARKYNLYIVGGSQPVLDGDSIYNTAHLFTPTGHVYTQEKLHITPAEREEANIQPGRAIRLFQTPYARVAIQICYDIEFPETSRLLTLAGAEVFFVPYYTEEKKAYFRVRLCSQARAVENFAYVVMTGNVGNMQTRAGSFLNYSQSAILTPSDFSFPEKGVEGEADPNVEAAVVSELTLSALAQQRHVATVRPLHDRRPDLYSLNAVSKVEIIRTE
- the iorA gene encoding indolepyruvate ferredoxin oxidoreductase subunit alpha produces the protein MHKLLLDQPGKEMLVLGNEAIARGAVEAGVACATTYPGTPSSELSLAFFQMSKESDLYFEYSTNEKVALEVAAAAANAGIRSMCVMKHVGVNVAADALMTLAYIGVKAGMVLLTADDPFMFSSQNEQDNRYYGKMAGLCVLEPSSLPEAKAMATYAFELSEKLGEPVILRTTTRINHSTGAITLGELVKPNIKGSFTKDPFNLVAIPAVSRRLHTRLLQRLAEAEKITDQTDFNYVQGEGAWGIVCNGVSYNYVCDALNDLGVADKVSILRIGFSNPMPVAKVTEFLKGKEKILVAEEGEPFMEEAMRSMAQEVGCTIPIKGKGPELFSREGEFDPAGVRKAIAGFFGVDLAPAASLDLSDLPEIPARPPNLCAGCTHRAVFYEVKKAAEDMEIMHPTDIGCYTLGVLPPLSSADFLICMGSSISTGCGFSKFIDQKVVTYIGDSTFFHSGVPGLINAVHNNHNVTMVILDNGTTAMTGHQPNPGVDRDAMGQEGYNRISIENVVKGLGVESVTVIKPYKVQKSVDAIKEALAYQGVSVIIAQELCPLYAKALKRPAKKPFRIDMEKCKDHRLCVDALGCPAMYVENNKVAINAEQCIGCAVCAQVCPEHAIVPIRD
- a CDS encoding HD domain-containing protein produces the protein MDKGRAEKIARFLYEAGQLRRVDRSGWWVAGVDAPESVAEHSFRTAVLAGMLAKIIGANREKVLTMALYHDIPEARINDLHKVAQRYFDCPTANVRAAEDQADSLPSELGREMAELARELFDESSLEAKIVADADHLECLLTAKEYLQRGFPVQDWIENNLAGLHTEAAREIAQAAIDAAPSDWWKGLKISHKQ